A stretch of Paenibacillus mucilaginosus 3016 DNA encodes these proteins:
- a CDS encoding ABC transporter ATP-binding protein — MSCIQVQKLSKKFAVKRKEEGIGASLRSLLRPRYAEKVAVNGIDLQVGQGETLAFLGPNGAGKSTTIKMLTGILHPSDGRAEVLGLCPWTQRSRLAYRIGSVFGQKSQLWYHLPPADSFELMSRIYELKRNDYHARRDELVRRFELEPYLHTPVRKLSLGERMRCEIAAAVLHRPQILFLDEPTIGLDVVVKAKIRELILEMNREEGTTVFLTSHDPGDIEHLCRRAVVINYGEVIFDDTVDSMKRDLLTGKTISLQLLEPGELLRFRGVEVLEQTGTSLKLAVDTAAVSTQEVLTHLVGAYRVSDITVEDPPMEAVITHIYERERGGSHAG, encoded by the coding sequence ATGTCATGTATTCAGGTGCAGAAGCTCAGCAAGAAGTTCGCCGTCAAGCGGAAGGAGGAGGGGATCGGGGCGAGCCTCCGCTCCCTGCTGCGGCCCCGCTATGCGGAGAAGGTGGCGGTGAACGGCATCGACCTTCAGGTCGGGCAGGGGGAGACGCTGGCCTTCCTCGGCCCGAACGGTGCCGGCAAGTCGACGACGATCAAGATGCTCACCGGCATTCTTCATCCGTCGGACGGACGCGCCGAGGTGCTCGGTCTCTGTCCCTGGACGCAGCGCAGCCGGCTCGCCTACCGGATCGGCTCGGTCTTCGGCCAGAAGTCGCAGCTGTGGTACCACCTGCCGCCTGCGGATTCGTTCGAGCTGATGAGCCGCATCTACGAGCTGAAGCGGAACGATTACCACGCGCGGCGTGACGAGCTTGTTCGGCGCTTCGAGCTCGAACCGTACCTGCACACGCCGGTGCGCAAGCTGTCGCTCGGCGAGCGGATGCGCTGCGAGATCGCCGCCGCGGTGCTCCACCGGCCGCAGATCCTGTTCCTCGACGAGCCGACGATCGGCCTTGATGTGGTCGTCAAGGCGAAGATCCGCGAGCTCATCCTGGAGATGAACCGGGAGGAGGGCACGACCGTCTTCCTCACATCCCATGACCCTGGGGATATCGAGCATCTGTGCCGGAGGGCGGTCGTGATCAACTACGGCGAGGTCATCTTCGACGACACGGTCGATTCGATGAAGCGGGATCTGCTGACGGGCAAAACGATCTCCCTCCAGCTGCTGGAGCCCGGCGAGCTGCTGCGCTTCCGCGGGGTGGAGGTGCTGGAGCAGACGGGCACGAGCCTGAAGCTTGCGGTCGATACGGCCGCGGTCTCCACGCAGGAGGTGCTGACGCATCTGGTCGGGGCTTACCGCGTGTCGGACATCACGGTCGAGGACCCGCCGATGGAGGCGGTCATCACGCACATTTACGAGCGGGAGAGGGGAGGCAGCCATGCGGGCTAA
- a CDS encoding ABC transporter permease, producing MNGYRAKGLAAWVWTCWKLNLAGAMEFRMSFLMTAGMMMVNNTVWILFWGLYFQRFPVVNGWTLQDVMMMWAVSSGGFGLSAVFFGNAYRLASLVAGGQLDVYLAQPKPVLLHLLVSRMSLSAIGDVLFALILYAMFGELSPWGILRFALALLIAMLIFLFFVVTVQSLAFFIGQAEGIGHQLFQAILAFSTYPTGIFSGWGRLLLFTVIPAGFISYLPIGLLREADLGFTLQALGVSLLLTIIGMGIFQLGLRRYTSGNGIGMRM from the coding sequence ATGAACGGGTACCGGGCAAAGGGGCTCGCCGCCTGGGTATGGACCTGCTGGAAGCTGAATCTTGCGGGGGCAATGGAGTTCCGGATGAGCTTCCTGATGACGGCGGGCATGATGATGGTCAACAATACGGTATGGATCTTGTTCTGGGGGCTGTATTTTCAGCGATTCCCCGTGGTGAACGGCTGGACGCTGCAGGATGTCATGATGATGTGGGCGGTGAGCTCAGGAGGGTTCGGGCTGTCGGCGGTATTCTTCGGCAACGCCTACCGGCTCGCCTCTCTCGTCGCCGGCGGACAGCTCGACGTCTATCTGGCGCAGCCGAAGCCGGTGCTGCTCCACCTGCTTGTGTCGCGGATGTCCCTGTCTGCGATCGGTGATGTGCTGTTCGCGCTCATCCTGTACGCCATGTTCGGGGAGCTGTCCCCCTGGGGCATCCTCCGGTTCGCCCTGGCGCTGCTCATCGCGATGCTGATCTTCCTGTTCTTCGTGGTGACGGTGCAGTCGCTCGCCTTCTTCATCGGGCAGGCCGAGGGGATCGGGCACCAGCTGTTCCAGGCGATCCTGGCCTTCTCCACCTATCCGACCGGCATCTTCAGCGGCTGGGGGCGTCTGCTGCTGTTCACCGTGATTCCCGCCGGCTTCATCTCGTATCTGCCGATCGGGCTGCTGCGGGAGGCGGATCTCGGGTTCACGCTGCAGGCTCTCGGCGTGTCGCTTCTGCTGACGATCATCGGCATGGGGATATTCCAACTGGGCCTAAGGCGGTATACTTCGGGCAACGGCATCGGGATGCGGATGTAG
- a CDS encoding VanW family protein, whose translation MNLRNPIPAPKDRSPLRLAAGVAYYRARRRLQWLTSGSDYASERSRELLPYVVFTHRTPLLRQLKDVDMQLQINKVTNLRLAAARIDGLLLRPGQTFSYWKTIGRPARSKGYLEGMVLHRGTVRSGIGGGLCQLSNLLYWMMLHTPVQITERCRHGYDVFPDAGRTQPFGTGATCFYNYLDLQAVNGTDALYQISLELSDTHLIGTWRSDRPAMHRYEIVEKKHWFTQELWGGYIRHNTICRNVWNPEGLLLEQQHLTDNHAIMMYDPSLPPEMP comes from the coding sequence ATGAATCTCCGAAATCCCATTCCGGCGCCCAAGGACCGCTCCCCGCTGCGGCTCGCTGCAGGCGTCGCTTATTACCGGGCCCGCCGCAGGCTGCAGTGGCTGACCTCGGGCAGCGACTACGCTTCGGAGCGCAGCAGGGAGCTCCTGCCGTACGTCGTGTTCACCCACCGGACGCCGCTGCTCCGGCAGCTGAAGGATGTGGACATGCAGCTGCAGATCAACAAGGTGACGAACCTTCGGCTGGCGGCCGCCCGGATCGACGGACTGCTGCTGAGACCGGGGCAGACATTCTCCTACTGGAAGACCATCGGCCGGCCTGCACGGTCCAAAGGGTACCTCGAGGGGATGGTGCTGCACCGGGGGACCGTCCGGAGCGGAATCGGCGGCGGGCTGTGCCAGCTCTCGAACCTCCTGTACTGGATGATGCTCCACACGCCGGTTCAGATTACAGAACGCTGCCGTCACGGATACGATGTGTTCCCGGATGCGGGCCGGACCCAGCCCTTCGGCACGGGGGCGACCTGCTTTTATAATTATCTGGATCTTCAGGCGGTGAACGGGACGGATGCGCTGTACCAGATCAGCCTGGAGCTGAGCGATACCCACCTCATCGGCACCTGGCGCTCGGACCGTCCGGCGATGCACCGTTACGAGATTGTGGAGAAGAAGCATTGGTTCACCCAGGAACTTTGGGGCGGCTATATCCGTCACAATACCATCTGCCGCAATGTGTGGAATCCGGAGGGCCTGCTGCTGGAACAGCAGCATCTCACCGACAACCACGCCATCATGATGTACGACCCGAGTCTGCCGCCAGAAATGCCATAA
- a CDS encoding SDR family NAD(P)-dependent oxidoreductase, with the protein MEWEGKIAVITGASSGLGALLAQRLAERGAVPVLMARSAGKLKEAAARISGRHGVEVLDVTSSEDVSRVMNKVLAEYGRIDILINNAGYGVFDRFVDAPLEEFEGMMDVNYMGTVRCTKAVLPAMLHQGSGHIVNVASMAGKIGSAKSSGYSATKHAVLGLTNSLRQELVGTGVYLTAVNPGPIDTPFFDRADPGGGYVKNVKWFMLKPEAVVGQILKAVERRTPEINLPWVGAAGVKLFQLFPRMFDRVAFKLLNKK; encoded by the coding sequence ATGGAGTGGGAAGGCAAAATAGCGGTCATTACGGGCGCATCAAGCGGACTGGGGGCGCTTCTGGCACAGAGGCTGGCCGAACGGGGGGCCGTCCCCGTGCTGATGGCGCGGTCTGCCGGAAAGCTGAAGGAGGCGGCAGCACGCATAAGCGGCCGCCACGGCGTAGAGGTGCTGGACGTGACGTCCTCCGAGGACGTCTCCCGGGTCATGAACAAGGTGCTGGCCGAGTATGGGCGGATCGACATCCTGATCAACAATGCGGGCTACGGGGTGTTCGACCGCTTCGTGGATGCCCCGCTGGAAGAATTCGAGGGCATGATGGATGTCAATTACATGGGGACCGTGCGGTGCACGAAAGCGGTGCTTCCCGCGATGCTCCACCAGGGCAGCGGGCATATCGTCAATGTCGCTTCCATGGCGGGCAAGATCGGGTCGGCGAAGTCGAGCGGCTATTCGGCGACGAAGCATGCGGTGCTCGGCCTGACGAACAGCCTGCGGCAGGAGCTCGTCGGCACGGGCGTCTACCTGACGGCCGTCAATCCCGGCCCGATCGACACGCCGTTCTTCGACCGGGCGGACCCGGGAGGCGGCTACGTCAAGAACGTCAAGTGGTTCATGCTGAAGCCGGAGGCGGTGGTCGGGCAGATCCTGAAGGCGGTGGAACGCCGCACACCGGAGATTAACCTGCCTTGGGTCGGAGCCGCCGGGGTCAAACTGTTCCAGCTGTTCCCGCGGATGTTCGACCGGGTGGCGTTCAAGCTGCTGAACAAGAAGTAG
- a CDS encoding RNA polymerase sigma factor has protein sequence MRSTTEQMEAGPDREREQPLEREAPPAGTAEDSRALLMRARGGDAEAFSELMGRHRREAYSLASALARDTHLAEDIVQEAMLRAFLRLGTLADPGRFVPWLQRIVRNEAYMKLRRGGPHAKERPLASLADAADHAADSAQEQAGLLDRLQVQGAARSREGQPYVLPEASLLRRETIDTVMGLLGCLTPKERQLVEAAVLEELSPQELSARFGSSAAAIYKTLSRSRRKLREARTQQRLGEYTQQRRDRGCPVRRSLDAGRLIL, from the coding sequence ATGCGGTCCACTACAGAACAGATGGAGGCCGGCCCGGATCGGGAGCGGGAGCAGCCCCTGGAGCGGGAAGCTCCTCCGGCCGGTACGGCGGAAGACAGCCGGGCCCTTCTGATGCGGGCCCGGGGCGGCGACGCGGAGGCGTTCAGCGAGCTGATGGGCAGGCACCGCCGGGAGGCCTACAGCCTGGCCAGCGCCCTGGCCCGGGACACTCACCTGGCCGAAGACATCGTCCAGGAAGCGATGCTGCGCGCCTTCCTGCGGCTCGGCACACTGGCCGATCCGGGCCGCTTCGTGCCCTGGCTGCAGCGCATCGTGCGCAACGAGGCCTACATGAAGCTGCGGCGCGGAGGTCCCCACGCCAAGGAGCGGCCGCTGGCCTCCTTGGCCGATGCGGCAGACCACGCGGCGGACAGCGCACAAGAGCAGGCCGGTCTGCTCGACCGCCTGCAGGTGCAGGGTGCCGCGCGCTCGCGGGAGGGGCAGCCTTATGTGCTGCCCGAGGCCTCCCTGCTCCGCCGCGAAACGATCGATACGGTCATGGGCCTGCTCGGCTGCCTGACCCCGAAGGAGCGGCAGCTGGTGGAAGCCGCCGTGCTGGAGGAGCTCTCCCCGCAGGAGCTGTCCGCCCGGTTCGGCAGCTCGGCAGCCGCCATCTACAAGACGCTCTCCCGCTCCCGCCGGAAGCTCCGTGAAGCAAGAACGCAGCAAAGGCTCGGCGAATATACGCAGCAGCGCCGCGACCGGGGCTGCCCGGTCCGCCGCTCGCTCGACGCCGGCCGGCTGATCTTATGA
- a CDS encoding NUDIX hydrolase — MGRPTWFSVYSAVYLLFIQEGRLLMLRRCNTKYEDGKLSLVAGKLDGGEEVRQAALREAREEVGVEIEPDDLAVAAVMHRHSDSGEWIDFYLTVRSWQGEPANMEPDKCSELVWAPLDALPEDTIPHVRRAVEQVRSGLFYDSWGWETGA; from the coding sequence ATGGGCAGACCCACATGGTTCAGCGTCTACAGTGCAGTCTACCTCCTGTTCATTCAGGAAGGCAGGCTGCTTATGCTGAGGCGGTGCAATACCAAATATGAAGACGGCAAGCTGAGCCTCGTCGCAGGCAAGCTGGACGGCGGCGAGGAGGTCCGGCAGGCGGCCCTGCGGGAAGCGCGGGAGGAAGTCGGCGTGGAGATCGAACCGGACGATCTGGCCGTGGCGGCCGTGATGCACCGACATTCGGACTCGGGGGAATGGATTGATTTTTACCTGACCGTGCGGTCATGGCAGGGAGAGCCGGCCAACATGGAGCCGGATAAATGCTCCGAGCTCGTCTGGGCGCCGCTCGACGCCCTGCCGGAGGATACGATTCCTCACGTGCGGCGGGCTGTGGAGCAGGTGCGCAGCGGGTTGTTCTATGACAGCTGGGGCTGGGAGACGGGGGCTTAG
- a CDS encoding serpin family protein — MTRQRIQGRKGTLAVLLAAAVLMAACGSKPPAVQETPLPKEAPAAFDSSEAKRTFTPADLDKRVVSAQNAFGLRLHGQLAAEHPAQNLFVSPYSAAAALSMVYHGAEGTTRQEIGRVLQAVGLNLEEWNRGSRVLKDLLEHSGAGNRLNIANSIWLRKDFEIREDFVKRNREEYGAEVSELDFTKDSAADLINEWVRKRTEEKIQGIVKAPIPEDLIMYLINAVYFHGTWSLPFLKEDTVPAPFYASPDARTEVKMMKRSGRFAYQQKDGYQAIRLPYRGEKISMLVVLPDEGWSLAKLQEQLGKDEAFWTRQMPYTEGTIELPRFKLEASYDLIPALKELGMREAFVDGAAKFSGISEEPVKISEVAHKSYLQVDEEGTEAAAVTSIGITKSTSVSAVHPFHMTVNRPFLLAIQSSETGSLLFLGSIYKPEE, encoded by the coding sequence ATGACCAGACAACGAATTCAGGGCAGGAAAGGGACGCTGGCCGTTCTATTGGCCGCCGCCGTGCTTATGGCAGCCTGCGGAAGCAAGCCGCCTGCCGTGCAGGAGACGCCATTGCCAAAGGAAGCTCCCGCTGCATTCGATTCCTCCGAAGCGAAGCGCACCTTCACCCCGGCCGATCTCGACAAGCGGGTCGTGTCCGCACAGAACGCCTTTGGGCTCCGTCTGCACGGGCAGCTGGCTGCAGAGCATCCGGCGCAGAACTTATTTGTCTCCCCGTATAGTGCCGCCGCCGCGCTCTCCATGGTGTATCATGGCGCCGAAGGGACGACGCGGCAGGAGATCGGGCGGGTGCTGCAGGCGGTGGGTTTGAACCTGGAAGAATGGAACCGGGGCAGCCGGGTGTTGAAGGACCTTCTGGAGCATTCCGGGGCGGGGAACCGGCTGAACATTGCGAATTCGATCTGGCTTCGGAAGGACTTCGAGATCCGGGAGGATTTCGTGAAGCGGAACCGGGAAGAGTACGGCGCTGAGGTGTCCGAACTGGATTTTACCAAGGATTCAGCCGCCGATCTCATCAACGAATGGGTAAGGAAGCGGACGGAGGAGAAGATCCAGGGCATTGTGAAGGCGCCCATCCCCGAGGACCTTATCATGTACCTGATTAATGCCGTGTATTTTCACGGCACCTGGTCCCTTCCTTTCCTGAAGGAGGACACGGTGCCCGCCCCCTTCTACGCCTCACCGGATGCGCGGACGGAAGTGAAGATGATGAAGCGGAGCGGCCGGTTCGCCTATCAGCAGAAGGACGGATATCAAGCGATCCGTCTGCCGTACCGAGGGGAGAAAATCAGCATGCTCGTCGTGCTCCCGGACGAAGGCTGGAGTCTGGCGAAGCTGCAGGAGCAGCTGGGAAAGGACGAAGCGTTCTGGACCCGGCAGATGCCCTATACAGAGGGGACGATCGAGCTTCCGCGTTTTAAGCTGGAGGCCTCCTACGATCTCATCCCGGCTCTGAAGGAGCTTGGGATGCGGGAAGCCTTCGTGGATGGGGCAGCGAAGTTCAGCGGAATATCGGAAGAGCCCGTTAAGATCTCCGAAGTCGCCCATAAGAGCTATCTTCAGGTAGACGAAGAGGGGACGGAGGCGGCTGCCGTAACTTCCATCGGAATAACGAAGAGTACTTCGGTGAGTGCTGTCCACCCCTTCCACATGACCGTGAACCGCCCATTCCTGCTGGCCATCCAGAGCTCGGAGACCGGCAGCCTGCTGTTCCTCGGCTCGATCTACAAGCCGGAAGAATAA
- a CDS encoding TIM barrel protein yields MQYSLCIGAYPGQDALYHLRKIKEHGFGGLELYAWWQLGDLSAFAREQEKIGAGIIATCTKEFNLVDPAKREDYLAGLRETIEACRVLGTRSIITQTGAVREGVPREEQRDAMVETLKRCAQLLEGTDLVLEVEPLNGLVDHPGHFLQASGESAEVIDRVGSDRVKLVFDVYHQQITEGNVIRNAVQYAPQINHYHIADNPGRKQPGTGELNYINILRAIRDTGFNGYVGLECGYTTDTDEALLRFKEEIASKV; encoded by the coding sequence ATGCAGTATTCGCTGTGTATCGGAGCTTACCCGGGCCAGGACGCCCTGTATCATCTGCGCAAAATCAAAGAGCACGGCTTCGGCGGACTCGAGCTGTACGCCTGGTGGCAGCTCGGCGACCTCAGCGCCTTCGCGCGGGAGCAGGAGAAGATCGGCGCAGGCATCATCGCCACCTGCACCAAGGAGTTCAACCTCGTCGACCCGGCGAAGCGCGAGGACTATCTTGCCGGCCTGCGGGAGACGATCGAAGCGTGCCGGGTGCTCGGCACCCGCTCGATCATTACGCAGACCGGTGCAGTTCGCGAAGGCGTGCCGCGCGAAGAACAGCGCGACGCTATGGTCGAGACGCTGAAGCGCTGCGCCCAGCTGCTGGAAGGCACGGACCTCGTGCTGGAGGTGGAGCCGCTCAACGGGCTGGTCGACCACCCGGGACACTTCCTGCAGGCTTCCGGCGAGTCGGCGGAGGTCATCGACCGGGTCGGCAGCGACCGCGTCAAGCTGGTCTTCGACGTGTACCACCAGCAGATCACGGAGGGCAACGTGATCCGCAATGCGGTCCAATATGCCCCCCAGATCAACCACTATCACATTGCGGACAACCCGGGGCGCAAGCAGCCGGGCACCGGCGAGCTCAACTACATTAACATTCTCCGGGCGATCCGGGATACAGGCTTCAACGGCTATGTCGGACTCGAATGTGGGTATACGACCGACACGGATGAGGCGCTGCTCCGCTTCAAAGAGGAGATTGCCTCGAAGGTATAA
- a CDS encoding chemotaxis protein CheX — protein sequence MKAELINPFLESARVVIEQVANVRPSTGQLGVKEVVISEQYIWIQIGMTGQMEGDIVFGLHEDVAKKVVSAMMGGYSITEMDEMSKSAISELGNMISGNASTMLFNQGVVVDITPPKLMVQAATEAKKALTIPLIMEGIGELDIQVLIA from the coding sequence ATGAAGGCAGAACTTATTAATCCGTTTCTGGAATCGGCCCGCGTTGTCATAGAGCAGGTAGCCAACGTCCGTCCGTCCACAGGCCAGCTCGGAGTGAAGGAAGTCGTAATCAGCGAGCAGTACATCTGGATTCAGATCGGCATGACGGGACAAATGGAAGGGGACATCGTATTCGGCCTGCATGAAGATGTGGCGAAGAAAGTGGTCTCGGCCATGATGGGCGGTTATTCCATTACAGAGATGGATGAGATGAGCAAGAGCGCCATCTCGGAGCTCGGCAACATGATCAGCGGCAACGCCAGCACGATGCTCTTCAATCAGGGGGTTGTCGTGGATATCACGCCTCCAAAGCTGATGGTGCAGGCGGCGACGGAAGCCAAGAAAGCCCTGACGATTCCATTGATCATGGAAGGCATCGGCGAGCTGGATATTCAAGTACTTATCGCTTAA
- a CDS encoding ABC transporter permease: MRAKVLKYTAVGQISLRNHLAYVTDFLLRTVFLVIIMYIFLQLWQATYRGEGSATIEGYSLEGILWYILFAESLAMAFPSLTTRVEEEVKSGDVAYRLTRPLSYIGYHYASYASEVAVRVLVNLAVGCTLGIAVFGWPDFGPGWAGFFLVGIGAVTVNFLMNMMLALCAFWIEETRGLEFVYHKLLFTVGGMLMPLELFPEKLQEVCRWLPMQAVLYFPAKTAVNWREADLSSMLLIQLGWIVLLTALTLWIYSRGVRKLNVNGG; encoded by the coding sequence ATGCGGGCTAAGGTGCTCAAGTATACCGCGGTGGGACAGATCTCGCTGCGCAACCACCTCGCTTACGTCACGGATTTTTTGCTGCGGACGGTATTCCTGGTCATCATCATGTATATCTTCCTGCAGCTGTGGCAGGCGACCTACCGCGGGGAGGGCAGCGCGACGATCGAGGGGTACAGCCTGGAGGGCATCCTCTGGTACATCCTCTTCGCCGAGTCGCTCGCCATGGCGTTCCCGAGCCTGACGACCCGGGTGGAGGAAGAGGTCAAAAGCGGCGACGTCGCTTACCGGCTGACCCGCCCGCTCAGCTATATCGGATACCACTATGCCTCGTATGCCAGCGAGGTGGCGGTCCGCGTCCTGGTCAACCTCGCCGTGGGCTGTACGCTCGGGATCGCCGTCTTCGGCTGGCCGGACTTCGGTCCCGGCTGGGCGGGATTCTTCCTCGTGGGGATCGGGGCGGTGACGGTCAACTTCCTGATGAACATGATGCTGGCGCTCTGCGCCTTCTGGATCGAGGAAACCCGGGGGCTCGAGTTCGTGTACCACAAGCTGCTCTTCACGGTCGGAGGCATGCTGATGCCTCTGGAGCTGTTCCCGGAGAAGCTGCAGGAGGTGTGCCGCTGGCTGCCGATGCAGGCGGTCCTGTACTTCCCGGCCAAGACGGCCGTGAACTGGCGGGAGGCGGATCTCTCCTCCATGCTGCTTATCCAGCTGGGGTGGATCGTGCTGCTCACGGCGCTGACGCTGTGGATCTACAGCCGCGGCGTGCGCAAGCTGAATGTGAACGGAGGGTGA